From a region of the Chroicocephalus ridibundus chromosome 8, bChrRid1.1, whole genome shotgun sequence genome:
- the RSL1D1 gene encoding ribosomal L1 domain-containing protein 1, producing MAGGPEQLERAQVKKAAEALLAFARSKTKRGALLLNESENVQLLVTVWKVPRVAQVIKIPLPHGIRPETAEVCLFTRDEPNLSAEQTENLYRKLLIQKGIKSVSQIISYKTLKKEYKLFEAKRRLLNRFDLFLSDDRIRRLLPSHLGKHFYERKKAPLSVNLKARNLAKELQKHIQGTTLPVTNKGCCYTARIGHTGMKADEIVDNIIAAAEVIAKKLPKNWKNVKILHLKTLKSVALPIFTANISNLDELDSQPSLKKKEVKKEKKKKPKKSAKKLNSSQDTLTPEASAAAATKEFAIKEKEVVQEPGDHDDDEEIPQLVPMQTTILAELEKMEPRPEKDDNLGKKTKTPLGKRKKQPLALETPKPTPKVTDKHADLQTSPKQKKTKQFSMPKEAIKEKEMKKTPKKPEAKSFATPKAGKSIQSAKKSSKTPKQAPKEVRRPQSA from the exons ATGGCGGGGGGCCCGGAGCAGCTGGAGCGCGCCCAG GTGAAGAAGGCGGCGGAGGCCCTGCTGGCTTTCGCCAGAAGCAAGACCAAGCGAGGCGCGCTGCTCCTCAACGAGAGCGAGAACGTCCAGCTGCTGGTGACGGTCTGGAAGGTCCCGCGGGTGGCGCAGGTCATCAAAAT ACCACTGCCCCATGGCATTCGACCAGAAACAGCTGAGGTTTGCCTCTTCACAAGGGATGAACCGAATTTATCAGCAGAACAGACTGAAAATCTGTACAGGAAACTTTTAATCCAGAAGGGGATCAAAAGTGTTAGTCAG ATCATCTCATACAAAACTCTCAAAAAAGAGTATAAACTATTTGAAGCAAAGCGTCGCCTCCTGAACAGATTTGATCTCTTTCTGTCTGATGACCGAATTAGAAGGCTCTTGCCCTCACACCTAGGAAAACacttttatgaaaggaaaaa gGCACCTTTATCTGTAAACCTAAAAGCCAGAAATCTTGCTAAGGAACTACAAAAACACATCCAGGGGACGACACTCCCAGTTACCAACAAAGGGTGCTGTTA tacaGCACGTATAGGTCACACTGGAATGAAAGCTGATGAGATAGTAGATAATATCATTGCAGCAGCTGAGGTGATTGCTAAGAAGTTACCAAAG aattggaaaaatgtaaaaattcttCACCTCAAAACACTTAAATCCGTTGCACTTCCGATTTTTACTGCAAATATCTCCAACTTGGATGAGCTTGACAGCCAGCCATCtctcaaaaaaaaggaagtaaag aaggaaaagaaaaagaaaccgaAGAAGTCAGCTAAAAAACTGAATTCAAGTCAAGACACTTTGACACCTGAAgctagtgctgctgctgctaccaagGAgtttgcaataaaagaaaaagaagtagtcCAAGAACCAGGTGATCATGATGACGATGAAGAAATTCCACAACTGGTACCTATGCAAACAACCATCTTAGCTGAGCTGGAG aaaatggaaCCACGTCCAGAAAAAGATGACAACCTGGGCAAGAAAACTAAAACACCCCTTGGTAAGAGAAAGAAACAACCTCTAGCTCTGGAGACTCCGAAACCAACACCTAAAGTTACAGACAAGCATGCAGACTTGCAGACatcaccaaaacagaaaaaaaccaagcagttcAGTATGCCAAAggaagcaataaaagaaaaagagatgaaaaagactCCCAAAAAGCCTGAAGCAAAGTCTTTTGCAACACCTAAAGCTGGCAAATCAATACAGTCAGCCAAGAAGTCTTCAAAAACACCAAAGCAAGCACCCAAAGAAGTGCGTAGGCCACAGTCAGCATGA